A genomic region of Fusarium oxysporum Fo47 chromosome VI, complete sequence contains the following coding sequences:
- a CDS encoding iron transporter, which translates to MSFSSVLFKLVPDCLVCGQRASIIMTVNVFAVPIFFICFRECLETSIIVSVLLAFLKQSVGGEDDKETYKRLLKQVWIGVGLGLAICICIGAGMIGAFYSLGKDVFSKTEDIWEGSFSLIAAIIISIMGAALLRVNKLQEKWRVKLMQALDKKDAIATSGLMSRFKLWSEKHVMFILPFITVLREGLEAVVYIGGVSLGLPASSFPLAVICGLAAGCVVGYIIYRGGNTTSLQIFLIISTGFLYLVAAGLFSKAVWAFEIHAWNNIIGGDAAEVGSGPGSYDIHKSVWHVNCCNAELNGGGGWGIFNAILGWQNSATIGSVVSYNVYWLVVIICFCSMTYMERYGNLGVFTPLTTCFGLRKKTVPEKPSSIENELMPSNGDNKAATPVVSSI; encoded by the exons ATGAGTTTCTCGTCCGTACTCTTCAAACTTGTACCTGATTGCCTGGTCTGTGGCCAACGAGCTAGTATCATCATGACAGTCAACGTCTTTGCTGTTCCCA TCTTTTTCATCTGTTTCCGAGAATGTCTCGAAACAAGCATCATCGTCTCCGTCCTTCTAGCATTCTTGAAGCAGAGTGTCGGCGGCGAGGACGATAAAGAAACCTACAAACGCCTTCTCAAACAG GTATGGATTGGTGTAGGTCTCGGCCTCGCCATCTGTATCTGCATCGGCGCCGGTATGATCGGAGCATTCTACTCCCTCGGCAAAGATGTCTTCAGCAAAACAGAAGACATCTGGGAAGGAAGCTTCAGTCTTATTGCGGCGATTATTATCTCTATTATGGGCGCTGCTCTTTTGAGAGTTAATAAACTTCAGGAGAAGTGGAGGGTTAAGTTGATGCAGGCTCTGGATAAGAAAGATGCGATTGCTACTTCTGGTCTCATGAGCCGTTTCAAGCTTTGGTCGGAGAAGCATGTCATGTTTATTCTGCCTTTCATCACCGTTCTGAGGGAGGGTCTTGAGGCTGTTGTGTATATCGGAGGTGTCAGTTTGGGGCTTCCAGCTTCTTCGTTTCCTTTGGCTGTTATTTGTGGCCTTGCAGCTGGTTGCGTCGTTGGTTACATCATTTACAG AGGAGGAAACACAACATCTCTCCAaatcttcctcatcatctccactGGTTTCTTGTATCTCGTCGCCGCCGGACTCTTCAGCAAAGCCGTCTGGGCCTTCGAAATTCACGCCTGGAACAACATCATCGGAGGTGATGCAGCAGAAGTTGGCTCTGGCCCTGGTTCTTACGACATCCACAAGAGTGTCTGGCACGTCAACTGCTGCAACGCTGAGCTCAACGGTGGTGGTGGCTGGGGTATTTTCAATGCCATTCTTGGTTGGCAGAACTCTGCGACAATCGGATCTGTTGTCTCTTACAACGTTTATTGGCTGGTCGTGATTATCTGCTTCTGCTCCATGACTTACATGGAGCGATACGGTAACCTTGGTGTGTTTACACCACTGACGACATGCTTTGGACTGCGCAAGAAGACTGTCCCCGAGAAGCCGAGCAGCATTGAGAATGAGCTTATGCCTTCTAATGGAGACAACAAGGCTGCTACGCCAGTTGTAAGCAGCATTTAG
- a CDS encoding uncharacterized protein (expressed protein), with translation MASPLATLTLPHLPGHKSSVTYPTLHHVAKIAANKSRAARNALYRHVQFLNSIPEDAKTYHKGNREAQGLPRAFSIRFTDPTVGQDSPELKKLNGQTLIIGKHGSSDAGMCFNGHKINPDETNFSVATNSYSFQARIQAAAGEEKTDVGAFINLLGTQASGVLGIGDRSFNIQLDPVKVWFDVNISMDAGAYFSTGNRALKWDTTSSNWKSATWETAGLTFGYNTKNIGDELQPRWAAENTFIDNSASPSTSFDLAASPMTYGSQYTSIMSTDGSSGPTMVTLVVEPPPAPPSNRANKTVKSVFPTLWQVQFSPWGDSFDGAYRDANGNIYAVSGTVKLDDDVSLVTMLSAASKDIPLENVNPGAEEVSEPISTPSRMGETITANGKASKDTCVDDAEVVTLGQTLKKSTVTDLDGDGPPLQVYQLLTLNPMVPDSTSSSGWRDSVAELAMRDFHDLIIYFMDPDLRTTFVQSTTPSLPADVLAVANDDGASGTGENKTFYQKLQVPYIVSMLASSRTEKGQYCNGRRADAQLRSIPTDDPVYKRHSAKLYRAHYRQKFSIINDFLRDQNSTDYSDKMNAFAAKMKSNIAAKSADLKDPSNPNYEAQLAATQKDIDGLVAWAKERSLYWALQLLYYVQNSALPNWYSQYTSGVNTNMLSMMQKQLNALFGLLENNQVNTAPGGRNFMEAYNDDMRLFQMAAIIPTLIDASGNSQEIDNLIAQCLDQYIQHFKASPDEKHIEALEAANELYKDRELRARFWLPLADLSRLGSAASSWQQTMSLWENTVKEAQWFKNLAFGGKLLTVFQAATAAIFILMPLIPGQWDQLSESQKWSWGLSMAGLSAMLIVKIAQGLIRFRALYSDISGFLPSLKCILGFESVVDAIPDAAERIQGSWAKFFTRTSKQTLAMQEREVWFKEIMAANEPAEFSKVERMMGRNMGEIIGTVAGLAMAAASIVMAAIDLGDQKEELLITMDIIMITSSVIQILAVVAGWITVAGAAAESGIMATLASYSAVSLCATWGGPVSIVFAIIGIIIFIIWFSNQDHRDPTQKFLDEQAEQAGLRMRGDKQAPEYFGVVPAAENNPSLVGLGIRGPLVSVKPYLDDNQQEHLLKVTEAQQQYIKLDTDNKVPIVVEKIDFSMNTVWSLETGPDGKSFIYTAAFTQNTDDSSRPVGTTRKLWYLGTSDDNTQVVYRELPSIDQPQKRQAVLPHILWVIDVLTKPDQDEPDTKDSNGVVTKPGKVVSAVVGISQGGAKLGRWVNRETLQIDSGLAVAQDADANKGHEYYPDKMLCATWTMTMYPIGPSDFKYQKQKWTIYDTDTDTRNMPRFQQPGTFSGGLKWTIDPALPTGVFELVQAAGQDEGIIRQVEGKRAPLMQCTTYQVSCSLNYKGVASGTRITQVEIQVIPGRI, from the exons ATGGCTTCTCCTCTTGCGACTTTGACGCTTCCTCACTTGCCAGGGCATAAGTCCTCTGTCACTTACCCTACCCTGCACCATGTCGCAAAGATTGCTGCGAATAAAAGCCGCGCTGCCAGAAATGCTCTGTATAGGCACGTCCAGTTCCTTAATTCGATTCCAGAAG ATGCAAAGACCTATCACAAGGGGAACCGTGAAGCGCAGGGCCTCCCTCGGGCCTTTTCAATACGTTTTACCGATCCAACGGTCGGCCAAGATAGTCCcgagttgaagaagctcaacggcCAAACTCTGATTATTGGTAAACATGGCTCGAGCGATGCCGGTATGTGTTTTAATGGACACAAGATCAACCCTGATGAAACGAACTTCTCAGTGGCCACCAATAGCTACTCTTTCCAGGCACGTATCCAAGCCgcagctggagaagagaagaccgATGTAGGTGCTTTTATCAACCTCCTTGGTACACAGGCAAGTGGTGTCCTTGGCATTGGCGACAGGTCATTCAATATCCAACTTGATCCAGTCAAGGTCTGGTTCGATGTGAATATTTCTATGGACGCTGGAGCATACTTTAGTACCGGCAATAGAGCTTTGAAATGGGATACCACCAGCTCCAACTGGAAGAGTGCAACCTGGGAAACAGCGGGGTTGACTTTTGGgtacaacaccaagaataTTGGCGATGAGCTGCAACCACGCTGGGCTGCAGAGAATACCTTCATTGACAATT ccgcaagtccGTCGACATCATTCGACCTTGCTGCATCACCCATGACCTACGGAAGTCAATACACATCCATCATGTCAACTGATGGCAGCTCCGGGCCCACGATGGTCACCCTAGTTGTCGAACCTCCTCCTGCACCCCCCTCAAATAGAGCCAACAAGACTGTCAAGTCTGTCTTCCCCACCCTCTGGCAAGTTCAATTTTCCCCATGGGGCGATTCATTTGATGGAGCTTACAGGGACGCAAATGGGAACATTTACGCCGTGTCTGGAACTGTAAAGCTAGATGATGATGTGTCTCTCGTCACTATGCTATCTGCTGCATCAAAAGACATTCCCCTCGAGAACGTCAACCCTGGCGCAGAAGAGGTGTCTGAGCCTATCTCAACTCCTTCGAGAATGGGAGAAACCATAACAGCCAATGGAAAAGCTTCAAAAGACACCTGCgtggatgatgctgaggtgGTAACTCTTGGGCAAACTCTCAAGAAGTCGACGGTTACAGATTTAGATGGGGACGGTCCTCCCTTGCAAGTATATCAGCTCTTGACCTTGAATCCCATGGTTCCAGACAGCACCAGCTCTTCAGGCTGGCGTGACTCAGTTGCTGAGCTGGCAATGCGCGACTTTCATGATCTCATCATATATTTCATGGACCCGGATCTGCGCACAACGTTCGTGCAGTCCACGACGCCGTCTCTCCCAGCAGACGTCTTGGCCGTTGCAAATGATGACGGTGCATCTGGCACGGGAGAGAATAAGACATTCTACCAAAAGTTGCAGGTGCCATATATCGTTTCAATGCTGGCATCCA GCAGAACAGAAAAGGGACAGTACTGCAATGGGAGACGAGCTGACGCCCAGCTGAGAAGCATTCCCACGGATGATCCAGTTTACAAAAGGCACTCCGCTAAACTCTACCGTGCCCACTACAGACAGAAATTCTCGATTATTAACGATTTCCTGCGAGATCAAAATAGCACTGATTATTCGGACAAAATGAACGCCTTTGCGGCTAAGATGAAGTCGAACATTGCTGCCAAGAGTGCTGACTTAAAAGACCCAAGCAATCCCAATTACGAAGCTCAACTCGCGGCAACGCAGAAGGACATCGACGGCCTGGTCGCATGGGCGAAGGAGCGGTCACTTTACTGGGCGCTGCAGTTACTATACTACGTGCAGAATAGTGCGCTGCCAAATTGGTACAGCCAATATACCTCGGGTGTGAACACAAATATGCTGAGCATGATGCAGAAGCAGCTCAATGCATTATTTGGGTTGCTGGAGAACAACCAGGTTAATACGGCACCAGGGGGGCGAAACTTCATGGAAGCGTATAACGACGATATGCGCCTTTTCCAGATGGCAGCGATTATTCCCACGCTCATAGACGCGAGCGGCAACTCTCAGGAAATCGACAATTTGATTGCTCAGTGTCTGGACCAGTATATCCAACACTTTAAAGCTTCGCCAGATGAGAAGCACATAGAAGCCCTTGAAGCTGCGAATGAGCTATACAAGGACAGGGAGCTTCGTGCTAGATTCTGGCTTCCCTTAGCTGATCTGTCTCGTCTTGGTTCAGCAGCTAGTTCCTGGCAACAGACAATGTCTTTGTGGGAGAACACAGTCAAGGAAGCCCAATGGTTCAAGAATTTGGCCTTTGGTGGAAAGCTTCTTACAGTCTTCCAGGCGGCAACGGCCGCTATTTTCATCTTGATGCCCCTTATTCCGGGCCAGTGGGATCAACTGTCAGAATCACAAAAGTGGTCGTGGGGGCT ATCGATGGCCGGCCTCAGCGCTATGCTTATCGTCAAGATTGCACAAGGCTTGATTCGCTTTCGCGCTCTCTATAGCGATATATCCGGATTTCTTCCTAGCTTGAAATGCATACTTGGATTCGAGAGTGTCGTTGATGCAATCCCTGATGCCGCAGAAAGG ATCCAAGGAAGTTGGGCCAAATTCTTCACCCGAACATCAAAGCAGACACTGGCTATGCAAGAGCGTGAGGTTTGGTTCAAGGAGATCATGGCTGCAAATGAACCTGCAGAGTTCAGCAAAGTAGAACGCATGATGGGCCGCAACATGGGCGAGATAATCGGAACTGTCGCTGG TCTCGCTATGGCCGCGGCTTCTATCGTTATGGCAGCCATCGACCTTGGTGATCAGAAGGAAGAGCTACTCATCACAATGGACATCATAATGATTACGTCTTCTGTCATCCAGATCCTTGCGGTAGTGGCAGGCTGGATCACCGTGGCAGGGGCTGCGGCCGAGTCAGGCA TCATGGCGACACTAGCGTCCTACTCTGCTGTGTCTCTGTGCGCCACATGGGGAGGTCCAGTGTCTATCGTCTTTGCCATTATTGGTATCATCATCTTTATCATATGGTTCTCGAACCAGGACCATCGCGACCCGACTCAGAAGTTCCTCGACGAACAGGCAGAACAAGCTGGCCTCCGTATGCGAGGCGATAAGCAAGCACCGGAGTACTTTGGAGTGGTGCCTGCCGCTGAGAACAATCCATCACTAGTTGGGCTTGGCATCCGTGGCCCACTGGTATCTGTCAAACCGTACCTAGATGACAATCAACAAGAGCATCTACTGAAGGTTACAGAAGCGCAGCAGCAATACATAAAGCTTGACACCGACAACAAGGTACCCATTGTGGTTGAAAAGATTGACTTTTCGATGAACACTGTTTGGAGCTTGGAAACTGGCCCAGATGGTAAGAGCTTCATCTATACCGCTGCCTTCACCCAGAATACAGACGACTCAAGTAGGCCAGTCGGCACCACACGTAAACTTTGGTACTTGGGTACGTCGGATGACAATACGCAGGTTGTTTACCGCGAGCTGCCGTCCATTGATCAGCCACAAAAGCGACAGGCGGTGCTTCCTCACATACTGTGGGTTATCGATGTGCTCACGAAACCAGACCAGGATGAGccagacaccaaagacagtAACGGCGTCGTGACAAAACCTGGTAAAGTTGTCAGTGCCGTTGTTGGTATATCACAGGGAGGTGCCAAGTTGGGCCGCTGGGTGAACCGTGAAACCCTTCAGATTGATTCTGGGCTCGCGGTGGCCCAAGATGCGGACGCCAACAAGGGTCACGAGTACTATCCAGATAAGATGCTGTGCGCAACTTGGACCATGACAATGTATCCCATCGGACCGTCTGATTTTAAATACCAGAAACAGAAATGGACTATATATGATACGGACACG GATACTCGCAATATGCCACGCTTCCAGCAACCGGGAACCTTCAGTGGTGGCTTGAAGTGGACTATTGATCCTGCATTGCCGACTGGTGTCTTTGAACTTGTCCAGGCCGCTGGTCAAGATGAGGGTATTATCCGGCAAGTTGAAGGCAAGAGAGCGCCATTAATGCAGTGTACAACATATCAAGTCTCATGCTCGCTTAATTATAAGGGTGTGGCCAGTGGAACACGTATAACACAGGTAGAAATTCAGGTTATACCAGGTAGGATCtaa
- a CDS encoding major facilitator superfamily domain-containing protein → MPSTKSIAVVATLAAGVTANNCKPTPRPTTTTITEAPTTTSSCPAYTLISEPAEDINCNVRGAPKEGDSQVLESLYLEDCAQKCKELDLFNCELISFEEPASPTEQGSCRFEERMLDYLWRDTSKEEKRLIRKLGYFSLVLGPETNGTRLSVALASFSIILVAGLKEALELSGNQYNVLLSMASAGMLVGQIPSSIIIHKIRPRIWMSSMVVVWAGLTMASAACKTYAQLCAVRFLMGLAEASTYAGSIYIMGSWYKSNEIAKRTAMFTVAGQVGKMFAGAMMAAIHESMEGHAGLEGWQWVFLIDGIITLPVAIFGFFFFPDVPEYTDASYLSDKERQLALDRLPPKKEDGHDIQAWRLVKRVMGHPLLYVCCVFSVLGSALQSYVVQGLMLLYLKFRKDIDGFTQSEVNTLPIPTHAVGIVAELSVSFFMDRYNRRMSLGFLLCSIQIICSIVLLIPGMSVAGNLTALYLSASAYGINPLLYGWSSNILARTADDAARSVTLASMAASDGLLWTFWGIVMFPADHAPYWRNGYIGMLCVSAAMVGWLFVVRWLDRYTAEKYPAGEHTNASSLVVTEVNYSTMDQNKAV, encoded by the exons ATGCCTTCAACAAAGTCCATCGCCGTCGTCGCGACCCTCGCAGCAGGCGTCACCGCAAACAACTGCaagccaacaccaagacccaccaccaccaccatcaccgaAGCACCCACtacaacatcatcatgcccCGCCTACACGCTCATCTCAGAACCAGCCGAAGATATAAACTGCAACGTACGCGGCGCACCCAAGGAGGGAGATAGTCAGGTTTTGGAGAGTCTATACCTTGAGGATTGCGCGCAAAAGTGTAAAGAGCTTGATCTTTTCAACTGTGAGCTTATTAGCTTTGAAGAACCGGCTTCGCCGACGGAGCAGGGAAGTT GTCGATTCGAGGAAAGAA TGCTTGACTATCTCTGGCGTGATACGAgtaaagaggagaagaggttgatACGAAAACTCG GTTACTTCTCACTTGTCCTCGGGCCTGAAACTAACGGAACAAGACTTTCTGTTGCTTTAGCTTCTTTTTCAATCATCTTG GTAGCAGGCCTCAAAGAAGCCCTCGAGCTGAGTGGCAACCAGTACAATGTCCTTCTCTCTATGGCCTCAGCAGG CATGCTGGTCGGTCAGATACCCAGCAGTATAATCATCCACAAGATCCGCCCTCGAATATGGATGTCTTCCATGGTCGTCGTGTGGGCAGGCCTCACCATGGCCAGCGCAGCCTGCAAGACATATGCTCAACTCTGTGCCGTTCGCTTCCTGATGGGTCTCGCTGAAGCAAGTACTTATGCGGGATCTATATACATTATGGGCTCTTGGTA CAAATCCAACGAAATCGCCAAACGCACCGCCATGTTCACTGTGGCTGGCCAAGTCGGAAAAATGTTCGCGGGAGCTATGATGGCTGCTATCCATGAGTCAATGGAAGGTCATGCCGGACTCGAGGGTTGGCAGTGGGTGTTTTTGATAGACGGCATCATCACTTTGCCTGTTGCtatctttggcttcttcttctttccgGATGTACCTGAGTACACAGATGCCTCCTATCTGAGTGATAAGGAACGACAACTTGCGCTTGATCGACTACCGCCTAAGAAGGAAGACGGCCATGATATACAGGCGTGGCGTCTTGTAAAAAGGGTGATGGGACATCCGTTGCT TTATGTCTGCTGCGTCTTTTCAGTTCTTGGGTCGGCGCTCCAGTCTTATGTTGTACAGGGACTCATGCTTCTCTATCTCAAGTTTCGCAAGGACATTGACGGCTTCACACAGTCCGAAGTCAACACCCTCCCGATTCCTACCCACGCAGTCGGCATTGTTGCTGAGCTTTCCGTCTCATTCTTCATGGATCGGTACAACCGAAGAATGTCACTTGGTTTCTTGCTCTGCTCGATCCAAATAATCTGCAGCATTGTGTTGCTAATCCCTGGAATGTCAGTTGCAGGAAATCTCACAGCCTTGTAcctctcagcttcagcataCGGCATCAATCCTCTGCTTTATGGCTGGTCAAGCAACATTTTGGCCCGGACAGCAGATGATGCCGCTCGAAGTGTGACTCTAGCCTCAATGGCTGCAAGTGATGGACTACTGTGGACATTCTGGGGCATAGTCATGTTCCCTGCTGATCATGCACCTTACTGGCGGAATGGGTACATCGGTATGCTATGTGTTAGTGCTGCAATGGTTGGCTGGCTATTTGTTGTTCGTTGG CTTGATCGTTACACCGCAGAAAAGTATCCTGCTGGTGAGCATACAAATGCCTCGTCTTTGGTAGTGACGGAAGTAAACTATTCCACAATGGATCAGAATAAGGCAGTTTGA